In the Catenulispora sp. EB89 genome, ACGTGCTGACGGCGGACGGGTACAGCGTCGGCGTGGTGCAGAACGCCACGGTGTCGCTGGAGGACGACGTGGCGACCACGCACCGGGTGATCGAGGGCATGCCCGGGCCGGTGACGCTGGTCGGCCACTCCTACGGCGGCGCCGTGATCACCGAGGCCGGCAGCCACCCGAAGGTGAAGGCGCTGTGTTACATCACGGCCTTCGCCCCGGACAAGGGCGAGTCGGTCGGCACGCTGATCGCCGACCCGCCGCCGGGCGCGCCGGTGCCGCCGATCCTGCCGCCGCAGGACGGGTTCCTGTTCCTGGACCGCGAGAAGTTCGCGGACTCCTTCGCCGGGGACCTGCCGCGGCCGCAGGCGCAGTTCATGGCCGACTCGCAGGTGCCGTGGGGCCTGGAGGCGCTGAACGGCGCGGTGTCGCAGCCGGCGTGGCGCACGAAACCGGCGTGGTACCTGGTGGCCGGGGACGACCGGATGATCCCGCCGCCGGCGCAGCGCGCGATGGCCGAGCGGATCGGCGCGACGACGGTCGAGGTGCCGGGGAGCAGCCACTCGGTGTACGTGTCGCGGCCGGCGGCGGTGGCGGATCTGATCAAGCAGGCTGTGGAGGCTGAGGGCTGAGGTCGCCTTTCGGCGGCGGTAGGTGAAGGCGGAGGCCGAGGTAGTCGCGGAGGCCGACGCGGTACGGCCGGTACGCGGACGCGGACGCGGACGCGGGTGCTGAGGTGGACGCTTAGGCGTGCGCTGCCGACCGGCCGGGGCGGGAGTCGAGTGGATCGGCTCCCGCCCCGGCCGTTTTCCCCTCCGCAGGAGGTCTTGTCAGTTGGCTGCCGCGTTCCAGTCGACCAGCTGCACGATCACGCCGTTGGGATCGCGGACCTGGAACGCCCGCTCGCCCCACTCCTCGGAGGTGAGCGGCATGGTGATGGCGACGCCTTCGTCCTGCAGGCGTGCCAGCTCGCCCTCCAGGTCCTCGACGGTGAAAGCGAGGATCAGGCCGTTGGCGTGGTCGTCGCGCTGGTCGGCCGGCAGGGTCGGCAGGCCGCGGCGCAGGAACACGACGTGCATGCCGGAGTCGTCGCGGGTCAGGGAGGCGAAGCCGTCGGCGGCCATCTCCTCGCGGAAGCCGAAGTGGTCAGTGAGGAATGAGCTGGACGCGGTGACGTCCTCGACGTTCAGGGATATGGCGCTGGCGGTGATGCGCATGGTTCTCCTCCTGCCGGTTAAACTGTACGGCGTACAGTGTACAACGTACAACTCATGATGCGGGAGGATTGTTCCCGTGCCGACAGAACGAACCAGCGCCGGTGATCCGGCCCACACCTTGCGCCTGCTCTGGCGGACCGGCGAGGACCCCGCCGCGACCGCCGCACCGCGCCGCGGACCCCGCCGTGCGCTGAGCGTGGAGGCGGTGGTCGCGACCGCGACGGCGCTCGCCGACGCCGAGGGGCTGGAGGCGGTGACGATACGGCGGGTCGCGCAGGAGCTCGGCGTGGTGCCGATGTCGCTGTACACGTACGTGCCGGGCAAGGCCGAGCTGCTGGACCTGATGATGGACACCGCGTACGCCGCGATGCCGCGCCCGCGGACCGCCGGCCGGCCGTGGCGCGAGCGGGTGCGGGCGGTCGCCGAGGAGAACCGGGAGCTGTTCGAGCGGCATCCGTGGGCGGCGGAGGTCTCGACGGCGCGGCCGCCGCTGGGGCCCGGGTTGATGGCCAAGTACGAGCACGAACTCACGGCGTTCCAGGACATGGGCCTCAGCGATGTGCAGACGGACGACTGTCTGACGCACCTGCTCGGCTTCGTGCAGGGCTGGGCCCGCAGCGCGGCGGACACCCGGGCCGCGCAGGTCGACAGTGCGATGAGCGACCGGCAGTGGTGGCAGGCGAACGCGCCGTTGCTGGAGAAGGTTTTCGACGCCGAGAAGTACCCGACCGCGGTGCGGGTCGGGTCGGCCGCCGGCGAGGCACACGGGACGGCGTACGACCCGGACCACGCGTACGAGTTCGGGCTGGAGCGGGTGCTGGATTCGTTCCAGGCGTTGGTGGCTTAGCCGTCGCTCAGCCGAGCAGCTCCAGATCCTGCGGCGTCAGCCGGATCGCGCCGGCGGCGATGTTCGCCTCCAGGTGCGCGATGTCGCCGGTGCCGGGGATGGCCAGGACGTGCGGGCCCTGAGCCAGGGTCCAGGCGAGGCGGATCTGTTGGGGGCTGACGCCGTGGGCCTCGGCGACCTTCGCCGCGCGGTCTTCTTCGGCTTCGGCTCCGGCCTCGGTGGCGGCGGCGGTGGCCTCAGCGGCCTCGGCTCCGGGGCGAGCGCCGGCGATGGCGAAGAAGGGCACGAAGGCGATGCCCAGATCGCCGCAGGCCCGCATGACCTCGACCGATTCGGTGTCGTCGAGGCCGAACTTGTTCTGCACCGCGACGACCGGGGCGATGGCGCGCGCCTCGTGCAGCTGCGCGGCCGAGACCGAGGACACGCCGAGGTCGCGGATCAGGCCTTCCTCGCGCAGTTCGGCCAGGGCGCCGAAGTGGTCGGAGAGCGAGTCCCAGCGCATGTTGCGCAGATAGACCAGGTCCAGGTGGTCGCGGCCGAGTTCGCGCAGGTTCTGCTCGACGTCGCCGCGCAGGTCCTCGGGGCGGGCTGCGCCCTCCCAGCCGCCGGCGCGGTCGCGGCGCGGGCCGACCTTGGTGGCGACCAGGACCTCGTCGGCGGGGAAGGCGGCGAGAGCGGAGTTGACGATCTCGTTGGCCGAGCGGAGGGCGGAGAAGTAGAACGCGGCGGTGTCGATGTGGTTCACGCCGAGTTCGACGGCGCGGCGGACGACGGCGATGGAGGTGGCGCGGTCGCGGGGCGTGCCGTTGTGGAAGGCGCCGGTGCCGGTCAGGCGCATGGCGCCGAAGCCGAGGCGGTGGACGGTGCGGTCGCCGAGCTGCCAGGTGCCGGAGGCGGCGGCCGGGGAGGCCTGGGTCGGGGAAGTGTGCGGTGTGGCGGAGTGCGGAGCGGTAGTCACAGTGACTCCTATCAGATCGCGGGAGCATGCCGCCAGCCAGAATCAGCGCCGATATCGGCTATAAGGAATGCCTGTGGCCGCCTCGGAAGTGTGCGATGGCGCGTGGGGTTCGATGAAGTGTCACCATCGGAATTCCATGAAAGGCAATTCTCATGACTGCATACTCCCTGGACGGGAACGTGGCCCTGGTCACCGGCGCGACCAGCGGGATCGGGGCTGCCGTCGCGAAGGCGCTGGCCGAGCAGGGGGCGCACGTCCTCGTTGCCGGACGGGACCGGAAGCGCGGCGACAGTGTCGTGAACGGCATTAGGGAACGTGGCGGAAAGGCCGATTTCATTTCCGCGGATCTGAGCGACGCGGCGGCGGTGCGACGGCTGGCGCGCGAGGCCGTCGAGGCCGGCGGCGGGCGGGTGGACATCCTGGTGAACAACGCCGGGGCGTTCCCGTTCGGGCCGACCGCGGAGATGACCGAGGAGCAGTTCGACGAGCTGTACGCGCTGAACGTGAAGGCGAAGTTCTTCCTGGTGGCGGAGTTGGCGCCGGCGATGGCCGCACGCGGCAAGGGTGCGATCGTCAACATCAGCACGCAGGTCGCCGCGTACGGCAAGGCGGGGATGGCACTGTACGGGTCCAGCCTGGCGGCGGTGAACCTGCTGACGAAGGCGTGGGCCGCCGAGTACGGGCCGAGCGGCGTGCGGGTCAACGCGGTGGGCGTCGGGCCGACGCGCACCGAGGGGACGGCCCCGATGGGCGATAATCTGGACGGGCTCGCGGCCGAGGCGCCCCTCGGACGTCCGGCGGCGCCGGAGGAGATCGCGGCGGCGGTGGCGTACCTGGTGGGGGACGGGGCCAGCTTCGTGCAGGGCGTGGTGCTGCCGGTAGATGGCGGTCGGACCGCAGTCTGACAGAGCACTGACAGAGTACTGACAGAGCACCGATGTGGCACTGACCGAGCCCTGCCAGTGCCCTGAGTAAGTCTGGATGATCGCCGATCAGTCGCGCTCGAACGCGGCGATCAGCAGCCCCAGGTCGCGGCGCCGGGAGTCGGCGGGCCAGACCGCCCAGGTGCGGCGCACCAGCGGATGGCCCGCCAGCGGCTGCCACACCACCCCGTCGGGCAGCGGCTGCGACCAGTCGGCCGGGGCCAGCGCGAAAGCCTGGCCGGCCGTCACCGCCGCCAGCTTGACCTCGGCGATGAGGCGCTGGTTCGGCGGGGCGTCGGCGCCGAGGGTCAGGCCGTGGCTGCGCAGGATCGCGGTGACCTCGTCGTACCAGGCCGGGCTGTCGGTGCGGGGGAAGGCCAGCCACTCCAGGCCGGCCAGCGCGTCCAGCGGCACGCCGTCGGCGCCGGCCAGTTCCGCCGCCGGCCCGGCGGCCAGCAGCACGCCGAGCCGTTCGCGCGTCACCAGCATCGCGTCGAAGTCGTCGCCGGCCGGGCGTTCGCGCAGCAGGCCGACGTCCAACTCCCCGGCCCGCAGCGCGGTGATCTGCTCGGCGGTGGACAGGTGCCGCGCCTGGACGCGGGTGTTCGGGCACGATTCGGCGAGCTCGGCCACTGCCGGCGCGAGCACGGCCGAGGGGAACTCCAGCGGGATCCCCAGGCGCAGGACGCCGCCGCTGTCGCCGGCGATGAAGCCGGCCACGACGCGCTGCGCCTGCTCGTAGCGGGCCAGCACGGCGCGCGCCTCGCCGAGCAGCACGCCGCCGGCCTCGGTGACCTTCACGCCGGTGCTGCTGCGCTCCAGCAGCCGGACGCGCAGCGCGCGTTCCAGGCCCGCGATGGTCTGGGACAAGGCCGGCTGACTGACGTGCAGCCGGCGGGCCGCCGCCGACAGGCTCCCGGCTTCGACGACCGCCACGAAGCCCTGCAACTCCCGCAACTCCATCGGACGCAACTCCATCGGACTATCGCACCATGACGGCGGGTTCGGTGGCGTGACGGACACACCGGCGGGCGTCCTCGGGTTGCGCGCCGCCCTTGCGGGGCCCTTGGCGTGCGTTTTTGTTCAGCGTTCTGACATGGGTCTAGACCTAATGGACTAGACCAAGGGTCCGGAAACCCTTGACGCGGTCCGCGCGCGGCAGTAGACCTTCCATGACGAAGGGTTATCCGCATCACAAATCCCGTATATGCGGATCTTCACCACATCGCCTTTCACGTGACGTGCGGGCTGCGGCGACGCCGGCGTGGGACGTGGGGGCGGCTGTCAGCGCTCTGCCTCGCTCGTTCCCGGGGCACCGCGCCATGCCACGGCACCACCTCGGTTCCCGGCATGCCCGCCGGGACCGTCCTGATGAAAGGACTCCCCGCATGCAACGCATCTCCACCAAACGGGGCCTGGCCGCCGGTCTGGCCACCGCCGCGGTCGCGGCCGGGATCGCCGCCCTGGGCTCCGGCGGCAGCGCCGCGGCGGACAGCGCCGCGACCTCCGCGGTCTCGGCCGGGCCCGCGACCTACAGCCAGGCGGTGCCCACCGGCGCGCCGTCGGTGTACAGCTCGCCGCTGGAGCGCTGCGCCACCGGCGTGGACCACCCGGTCAGCGGCGCCAACCCGATTCTGAGCGAGCCGCTGACCACGCAGTTCAGCAGCAACGTCGGCCTGTCGGAGGCGGTGTCGTTCAGCGGCGACCAGTGGTACGGGAACTGGACGTTCACGTTCACCAACACCTCGTCCGAGACCCTGGCCACGGACTGCGCGGTGCTGATCTGGCGCGCGCCTTCGAGCTCTGACAACCACGGCTACACGGCTTCGGTGGCGTACGGGCATCCGCAGCAGGACTACCTGGAGGTGCCGCGCGGGGACGGGACGTCGTTCTACATCGCGCGGCTCGGGTTCCACGACGTGCCGCTGAGCCAGCGGCAGGTCGGGCCGGGGCAGACGTTCACGTACACGTGGGGCGGGGCGCCGAGTACGGCGATCACGAACGAGCAGATTCGGGACTCGCTGCGGTTCACGGCGGACCTGAACCTGAGTGGGAACCAGAGCATGATCCTGCACTACGGGACGAACCGGCTCACGAACTGAGCCTGGCGGTGCTACGGGCGGCGGTTGCGCGGGTTCGGGCCGCCGTCCCGTTCTCAGCTGTCGAGAGGAGGGTTTGATGCGCGCTGCGCGCCTCGGATTGCGCGGCCGGGCCGCCGGGTGGTGGTTCCTGCTGGCGGTGGTGGTCGCGGTGGTCGCGGCCAACTCGGTGTTGGCGGGGTGGTCTCGGGGGTCTGCTTCGGGTGGCGCTTCGAGTGCTTCCGGGCCGTCCGGGCCGTCGATGGTGC is a window encoding:
- a CDS encoding alpha/beta fold hydrolase; translated protein: MNEGAGRGSVVLVHGGFVDGSGWQGVYDVLTADGYSVGVVQNATVSLEDDVATTHRVIEGMPGPVTLVGHSYGGAVITEAGSHPKVKALCYITAFAPDKGESVGTLIADPPPGAPVPPILPPQDGFLFLDREKFADSFAGDLPRPQAQFMADSQVPWGLEALNGAVSQPAWRTKPAWYLVAGDDRMIPPPAQRAMAERIGATTVEVPGSSHSVYVSRPAAVADLIKQAVEAEG
- a CDS encoding VOC family protein, with the translated sequence MRITASAISLNVEDVTASSSFLTDHFGFREEMAADGFASLTRDDSGMHVVFLRRGLPTLPADQRDDHANGLILAFTVEDLEGELARLQDEGVAITMPLTSEEWGERAFQVRDPNGVIVQLVDWNAAAN
- a CDS encoding TetR/AcrR family transcriptional regulator C-terminal domain-containing protein; this encodes MPTERTSAGDPAHTLRLLWRTGEDPAATAAPRRGPRRALSVEAVVATATALADAEGLEAVTIRRVAQELGVVPMSLYTYVPGKAELLDLMMDTAYAAMPRPRTAGRPWRERVRAVAEENRELFERHPWAAEVSTARPPLGPGLMAKYEHELTAFQDMGLSDVQTDDCLTHLLGFVQGWARSAADTRAAQVDSAMSDRQWWQANAPLLEKVFDAEKYPTAVRVGSAAGEAHGTAYDPDHAYEFGLERVLDSFQALVA
- a CDS encoding aldo/keto reductase; this translates as MTTAPHSATPHTSPTQASPAAASGTWQLGDRTVHRLGFGAMRLTGTGAFHNGTPRDRATSIAVVRRAVELGVNHIDTAAFYFSALRSANEIVNSALAAFPADEVLVATKVGPRRDRAGGWEGAARPEDLRGDVEQNLRELGRDHLDLVYLRNMRWDSLSDHFGALAELREEGLIRDLGVSSVSAAQLHEARAIAPVVAVQNKFGLDDTESVEVMRACGDLGIAFVPFFAIAGARPGAEAAEATAAATEAGAEAEEDRAAKVAEAHGVSPQQIRLAWTLAQGPHVLAIPGTGDIAHLEANIAAGAIRLTPQDLELLG
- a CDS encoding SDR family NAD(P)-dependent oxidoreductase, producing the protein MTAYSLDGNVALVTGATSGIGAAVAKALAEQGAHVLVAGRDRKRGDSVVNGIRERGGKADFISADLSDAAAVRRLAREAVEAGGGRVDILVNNAGAFPFGPTAEMTEEQFDELYALNVKAKFFLVAELAPAMAARGKGAIVNISTQVAAYGKAGMALYGSSLAAVNLLTKAWAAEYGPSGVRVNAVGVGPTRTEGTAPMGDNLDGLAAEAPLGRPAAPEEIAAAVAYLVGDGASFVQGVVLPVDGGRTAV
- a CDS encoding LysR family transcriptional regulator, coding for MELRPMELRELQGFVAVVEAGSLSAAARRLHVSQPALSQTIAGLERALRVRLLERSSTGVKVTEAGGVLLGEARAVLARYEQAQRVVAGFIAGDSGGVLRLGIPLEFPSAVLAPAVAELAESCPNTRVQARHLSTAEQITALRAGELDVGLLRERPAGDDFDAMLVTRERLGVLLAAGPAAELAGADGVPLDALAGLEWLAFPRTDSPAWYDEVTAILRSHGLTLGADAPPNQRLIAEVKLAAVTAGQAFALAPADWSQPLPDGVVWQPLAGHPLVRRTWAVWPADSRRRDLGLLIAAFERD